In one Echinicola marina genomic region, the following are encoded:
- a CDS encoding aspartate kinase: MRIMKFGGTSVGKPERMHQVKDLITRTNERKIVVLSALSGTTNALVGIGDALAEGNKDLAKERIDALHAHYLEFYKQLLETEAGQKKAEKIIKEHFEFLNIILKISFNEAINRDILAQGELLSTKLFYTLLEEKDIPAIFLPALEFMSIDENHEPELGKISDRLKSILKNYEKDAIFVTQGYICKNHRNEVDNLKRGGSDYTASLIGAAIKADVVEIWTDIDGMHNNDPRVVDKTRPIAQLSFDEAAELAYFGAKILHPASIWPAQNYNIPVKLLNTMQPEAAGTTITAEETGKGVKAIAAKDGIIAVKIKSSRMLLAYGFLRKVFEIFEKYKTPIDMITTSEVAVSVTIDDDSHLKDIIMELEKFGNTEVDYGQTIICVAGNMIAENTGMVKEVMDALVDFPLRMVSYGGSRNNVSILIDTKFKNEALQRLNDELFQW, encoded by the coding sequence ATGAGAATCATGAAGTTTGGGGGGACCTCTGTAGGTAAACCCGAAAGAATGCATCAGGTAAAAGACCTGATTACCAGAACCAATGAAAGGAAAATTGTCGTTTTGTCAGCCCTTTCAGGTACAACTAATGCCTTGGTGGGTATTGGTGATGCACTGGCAGAGGGAAATAAGGATTTAGCAAAGGAGCGTATAGACGCTTTGCATGCACATTACTTGGAGTTTTATAAACAGCTCCTAGAAACGGAAGCTGGACAGAAAAAAGCAGAGAAAATCATTAAAGAGCATTTTGAGTTTTTAAATATTATCCTCAAAATTTCTTTTAATGAAGCCATCAACAGGGATATACTGGCCCAAGGTGAGCTTTTGTCCACCAAGCTATTCTACACCCTTTTAGAAGAGAAAGATATTCCGGCGATCTTCTTGCCTGCACTGGAGTTTATGAGTATAGATGAAAACCATGAACCTGAGCTCGGTAAGATCAGTGATAGGTTGAAAAGCATTCTTAAAAACTATGAAAAGGATGCAATTTTTGTGACGCAAGGATATATCTGTAAAAACCATAGAAATGAGGTGGACAACCTCAAAAGAGGAGGAAGTGATTATACGGCTTCTCTAATCGGTGCAGCTATTAAAGCTGATGTGGTAGAGATCTGGACAGATATCGATGGGATGCACAATAATGATCCTAGAGTGGTGGACAAAACTCGTCCTATTGCGCAACTATCATTTGATGAAGCTGCTGAATTGGCTTATTTCGGAGCTAAGATCCTTCATCCCGCTTCCATCTGGCCAGCTCAAAATTACAATATCCCAGTCAAATTATTGAATACCATGCAGCCTGAGGCAGCAGGTACCACGATTACTGCGGAAGAAACAGGAAAAGGTGTGAAGGCCATTGCAGCAAAAGATGGCATCATTGCAGTGAAAATCAAATCCAGCCGTATGCTGTTGGCCTATGGCTTTTTGAGAAAGGTGTTTGAAATTTTTGAAAAGTACAAAACGCCAATCGATATGATCACCACTTCGGAGGTAGCCGTATCTGTGACCATTGATGATGATAGCCACTTGAAGGATATTATCATGGAATTGGAGAAATTTGGAAATACGGAAGTAGACTATGGACAAACCATTATCTGTGTAGCGGGAAATATGATTGCTGAAAACACCGGCATGGTCAAAGAAGTAATGGATGCTTTGGTGGATTTTCCATTAAGAATGGTTTCCTATGGAGGTAGCAGAAACAATGTTTCTATCCTGATAGATACCAAATTCAAAAATGAAGCTTTGCAGCGACTCAATGATGAGTTGTTTCAGTGGTAA
- the ribH gene encoding 6,7-dimethyl-8-ribityllumazine synthase — translation MATSLKNLSQHSGKNIQDISDKRFGIVVSEWNEEVTESLYEGAIETLRSHGAKKENIYRKNVPGSFELTLGAQWLAEVEEIDAVICLGCVIQGETKHFDFICDAVAHGITNVGLKFNKPVIFGVLTPNTHQQALDRAGGKHGNKGDEAAITAIKMLGF, via the coding sequence ATGGCAACTTCACTTAAAAACTTAAGCCAACATTCAGGCAAAAATATTCAAGACATCAGCGATAAAAGATTTGGGATCGTCGTTTCTGAATGGAACGAGGAGGTAACCGAGTCACTATACGAAGGCGCAATAGAGACTTTGAGATCTCATGGTGCCAAAAAAGAAAATATCTATAGAAAGAATGTTCCTGGTTCTTTTGAGCTGACACTGGGCGCACAGTGGTTGGCAGAGGTGGAGGAAATTGATGCGGTGATCTGCTTGGGCTGTGTGATCCAAGGAGAAACCAAGCATTTTGATTTCATCTGTGATGCGGTGGCCCATGGAATCACTAATGTTGGATTGAAGTTTAATAAACCCGTGATCTTTGGGGTCTTGACACCGAATACCCACCAGCAAGCCTTGGACAGGGCTGGCGGAAAGCATGGAAACAAAGGTGATGAGGCCGCTATTACGGCCATTAAAATGCTAGGTTTCTAA
- a CDS encoding tetratricopeptide repeat protein — MVKKEIKKGAAQEEHNELLENPEAIAESLGRGEVFLKKNSRLVGGILIVGIIAIAGILYFQFNTANKDKKAQGEMFQAVYYFEQDSLDYALNGDGVNDGFLKIIDEYSGTNAANLAHFYTGSIYLQNGEFQKAVDHLEDFSSEDFFVQAKAYALLGDAYIELDNINSAITAYEKAAAYKENKFFTPIYLNKLAIAYEAAGQLEKAISAYGKIENNYPDSYEYTLARKHKARLEGLASN, encoded by the coding sequence ATGGTTAAGAAAGAGATAAAAAAGGGGGCAGCTCAAGAAGAACATAATGAGCTACTTGAAAACCCAGAAGCGATTGCTGAAAGTTTAGGTAGGGGAGAGGTTTTCTTGAAAAAGAATTCCCGATTGGTAGGAGGAATACTTATCGTAGGGATCATCGCGATCGCAGGCATTTTGTATTTCCAGTTTAACACTGCCAATAAAGACAAGAAAGCTCAAGGAGAGATGTTCCAGGCAGTTTATTATTTTGAGCAGGACAGCTTGGACTACGCACTTAACGGTGACGGGGTGAATGATGGTTTCTTGAAAATCATAGATGAGTACAGTGGTACCAATGCTGCTAATTTGGCACATTTCTATACCGGCTCTATCTACCTTCAAAATGGAGAGTTCCAAAAGGCCGTTGATCATTTGGAAGATTTTTCATCTGAAGATTTCTTTGTGCAGGCGAAAGCTTATGCACTATTGGGAGATGCTTATATCGAGTTGGACAATATTAACAGTGCGATCACTGCATACGAAAAAGCTGCTGCTTACAAAGAAAATAAGTTCTTTACACCTATTTACTTGAACAAATTGGCCATTGCTTACGAAGCAGCAGGCCAGCTTGAAAAGGCAATAAGTGCTTATGGGAAAATTGAAAACAATTACCCGGATTCATACGAATACACATTGGCACGAAAGCACAAGGCTCGTTTAGAGGGTCTTGCTTCGAATTAA
- the pdhA gene encoding pyruvate dehydrogenase (acetyl-transferring) E1 component subunit alpha produces MAKKSSTTTKSKVKYSKDTYAYWYESMLLMRRFEEKAGQLYGQQKIRGFCHLYIGQEACAAGAITALEKDDKWITAYRDHAHPLGLGTDPGAVMAELFGKATGTTKGKGGSMHIFDKERNFMGGHGIVGAQVPMGLGIGFAEKYKGTKNLCICHMGDGAVRQGAVHEAFNLAMLYKTPVIFVIENNGYAMGTSVKRSSNVDDLSTIGESYDMPSFAVDGMNVEAVHEAVSEAAERARKGDGPTLLEFRTYRYKGHSMSDPQKYRTREEVESYKAKDPVEQVKKTIIDNSILSDEEIKEIDARVKKQVADAVKFAEESPWPDGQKAFEDVYMQEDYPFVME; encoded by the coding sequence ATGGCGAAAAAGAGTTCGACAACCACTAAATCCAAAGTAAAATACTCCAAAGATACCTATGCTTATTGGTATGAGAGCATGTTGCTCATGAGGAGGTTTGAAGAAAAGGCTGGTCAATTGTACGGCCAACAAAAAATCAGAGGTTTTTGTCACTTATATATAGGACAGGAAGCTTGTGCTGCCGGTGCGATCACAGCCCTAGAAAAAGACGATAAGTGGATTACTGCTTACCGTGATCATGCTCATCCACTAGGATTGGGTACTGACCCAGGAGCAGTAATGGCCGAGCTATTTGGTAAGGCTACTGGTACTACCAAAGGTAAGGGCGGTTCTATGCACATCTTCGATAAAGAAAGAAACTTTATGGGAGGTCATGGTATCGTGGGTGCCCAAGTGCCTATGGGACTTGGAATCGGATTTGCCGAAAAATACAAAGGAACCAAGAACCTATGTATTTGTCATATGGGGGATGGTGCCGTTAGACAAGGTGCCGTTCATGAGGCTTTTAACTTGGCCATGCTTTATAAGACTCCGGTGATCTTTGTAATTGAAAACAATGGTTATGCCATGGGGACTTCTGTGAAGCGTTCTTCAAACGTAGATGATCTTTCTACCATTGGTGAATCTTATGATATGCCTTCTTTTGCTGTTGATGGCATGAATGTAGAAGCTGTCCATGAGGCCGTTTCTGAGGCAGCTGAAAGAGCAAGAAAAGGAGATGGCCCTACCCTATTGGAATTTAGAACTTATAGATATAAGGGGCATTCAATGTCCGATCCGCAGAAATACAGAACCCGTGAAGAAGTGGAATCATATAAGGCAAAGGATCCAGTTGAACAGGTTAAAAAGACCATCATTGATAATTCCATTTTGTCTGATGAGGAAATCAAAGAAATAGATGCAAGGGTGAAGAAGCAAGTGGCTGATGCTGTTAAATTTGCTGAAGAGTCGCCATGGCCTGACGGACAAAAAGCATTCGAAGATGTTTATATGCAAGAGGACTATCCTTTTGTAATGGAATAA
- a CDS encoding glycoside hydrolase family 43 protein produces MKYLQKICLSILLTLVISIPLFSQEVSFNNPIAEQRADPWVYKTGDGTYFLIATVPEYDRIVIRKAKTINGLKDAEEKVVWRKHEKGVMGHHIWAPELHKIDGKWYIYFAAGEAENIWNIRMWALSNSSEDPTKGEWKEEGKIMTDIDSFSLDATSFEHKGKRYMIWAQNVRGGQHGTGLVMSEMQDPTTLKGPEVVLTEPEFDWERVKYNVNEGPAVIKRNGKIFVTYSASATNDNYCMGLLWIDEDADLLNINNWHKSPGPVFYSNEDVDRYGPGHNSFTTAEDGESVVMIYHARDYKEIQGQELQDPNRATRARVIGWTESGFPDFMQKKGD; encoded by the coding sequence ATGAAGTATTTACAGAAGATATGCTTGAGCATTTTACTGACTTTGGTAATTTCCATTCCTCTATTCTCTCAGGAAGTAAGCTTTAACAATCCCATTGCTGAGCAACGTGCCGATCCTTGGGTATATAAAACAGGTGATGGTACTTATTTTTTGATTGCGACTGTACCTGAGTATGACCGCATTGTCATTCGAAAGGCCAAAACCATCAATGGCTTAAAAGATGCAGAAGAAAAAGTAGTTTGGCGGAAGCATGAAAAAGGTGTTATGGGCCATCATATTTGGGCGCCAGAATTGCACAAGATAGATGGCAAATGGTATATCTATTTTGCCGCAGGAGAAGCCGAGAATATCTGGAATATCAGGATGTGGGCCCTGTCCAATTCTTCTGAGGATCCTACAAAGGGTGAGTGGAAAGAAGAAGGAAAGATCATGACTGATATAGATTCATTTTCACTGGACGCTACCAGCTTTGAGCATAAAGGCAAACGCTATATGATTTGGGCACAAAATGTTCGTGGCGGTCAACATGGTACGGGCTTGGTGATGTCCGAAATGCAGGATCCTACTACTTTAAAAGGCCCTGAGGTGGTTTTGACTGAACCGGAGTTTGATTGGGAAAGAGTGAAATATAATGTCAATGAAGGCCCTGCAGTCATTAAAAGAAACGGAAAAATCTTTGTGACATATTCGGCAAGTGCCACCAATGATAATTATTGCATGGGGCTGCTATGGATTGACGAGGATGCCGATCTATTGAATATCAATAACTGGCACAAATCTCCCGGACCGGTATTTTATTCAAATGAAGATGTAGACAGGTATGGCCCGGGGCATAATTCCTTTACCACAGCGGAAGATGGAGAATCTGTAGTCATGATATACCATGCACGGGATTATAAAGAGATTCAGGGGCAGGAATTGCAAGACCCTAATAGGGCCACCAGAGCCAGGGTTATTGGCTGGACAGAAAGTGGTTTTCCCGATTTTATGCAAAAGAAGGGGGACTAG
- the recF gene encoding DNA replication/repair protein RecF (All proteins in this family for which functions are known are DNA-binding proteins that assist the filamentation of RecA onto DNA for the initiation of recombination or recombinational repair.), translating into MHLKSLQLIQFKNYQKAKVTFSEEINCFLGINGSGKTNLLDAIHYLCLTKSAFNAVDAQNIQHEQGFFSMKGAFEKAGKPIEIQCILEAKKKKQILNNGKAYDKMSEHIGLLPVVLIAPDDTALIKEGSEERRKFFDSMLSQLDRNYLVKLVRYQHFLRQRNALIKQLSEQSSWDKNILEPYDLELINLSQRIYEERKAFIRRFKPLLLHHYAEISGQREAVEIRYESQCAKDDFEGHYYNSLQKDLILRRTNVGVHKDDFVFEIDSYPLKKFGSQGQQKSFLIALKLAQFQVFKEETETKPILLLDDIFDKLDDYRIAKMMELVANHEFGQLFITDARPERTKNILKNIDANVAYFDIEKGNIENKTKDF; encoded by the coding sequence ATGCACCTCAAAAGCCTTCAGTTGATTCAGTTCAAGAACTACCAAAAGGCGAAAGTGACTTTTTCTGAGGAAATCAATTGTTTTCTGGGTATCAATGGCAGTGGCAAAACCAACCTACTGGACGCTATCCATTACCTCTGCCTGACAAAAAGCGCCTTCAATGCCGTGGACGCCCAAAACATCCAGCATGAGCAAGGCTTTTTCTCCATGAAAGGGGCATTCGAAAAAGCCGGAAAACCCATAGAAATCCAGTGTATATTGGAAGCAAAAAAGAAAAAGCAAATCCTTAATAATGGCAAGGCTTATGACAAAATGAGTGAGCACATAGGATTGCTACCAGTGGTCTTGATTGCTCCTGATGATACGGCATTGATCAAGGAGGGGAGTGAGGAAAGGAGAAAATTCTTTGACAGCATGCTTTCCCAACTGGACAGAAACTACCTTGTCAAATTGGTTCGCTACCAGCATTTTTTAAGGCAAAGAAATGCCCTGATCAAACAGCTGTCAGAGCAGAGCAGCTGGGACAAGAACATCCTGGAGCCTTATGATTTAGAACTGATCAATTTATCCCAACGGATTTACGAGGAGCGCAAAGCCTTTATCCGGCGCTTCAAACCCCTATTGCTGCATCATTATGCAGAAATTTCAGGCCAACGTGAAGCAGTGGAGATTCGCTATGAAAGCCAATGTGCTAAAGACGATTTTGAGGGTCATTATTATAATAGTCTCCAAAAGGATTTGATCTTAAGACGAACGAATGTTGGAGTTCACAAAGATGATTTTGTGTTTGAAATCGATAGCTATCCCTTAAAAAAATTCGGCTCACAAGGACAGCAAAAATCCTTTCTGATAGCACTTAAATTAGCACAGTTTCAGGTATTCAAGGAAGAAACAGAAACCAAACCAATCCTTCTTCTGGACGATATTTTTGACAAACTTGATGATTATCGAATTGCCAAAATGATGGAACTAGTCGCCAATCATGAATTTGGCCAACTCTTTATTACTGACGCCAGACCAGAAAGAACCAAAAATATCCTCAAGAATATCGATGCTAACGTTGCCTATTTTGATATTGAAAAGGGAAACATCGAAAATAAGACAAAAGACTTTTAA
- the mtgA gene encoding monofunctional biosynthetic peptidoglycan transglycosylase, producing the protein MRKLFRFLAKIIIWFFVLSIGLTVVYRFVPIYITPLMLIRVFEQSQDEKREVKLEKTWVPMEVISRHMPQAVVASEDQKFLEHHGFDMEAIKEALEENEAGKRLRGGSTISNQTAKNVFLWPGRNYLRKGLEAYFTVLIELIWSKERILEVYLNVIEMGDGIYGVEAAAQAYYQKSAADLSRNEAAMIAAVLPNPLRWSPARPTAYNYKRQAWILRNMNNLNPVGFGK; encoded by the coding sequence ATGAGAAAATTATTTCGATTTTTAGCTAAGATCATTATTTGGTTCTTTGTCCTGTCCATAGGTCTTACCGTGGTATATCGCTTTGTCCCGATTTATATTACTCCCCTGATGCTTATCAGGGTGTTTGAGCAGTCCCAAGATGAAAAAAGGGAAGTTAAGCTTGAGAAGACTTGGGTGCCCATGGAGGTGATTTCCAGGCATATGCCCCAAGCGGTAGTGGCTTCAGAAGATCAGAAGTTTTTAGAACATCATGGTTTTGATATGGAGGCCATAAAAGAAGCTTTGGAGGAAAATGAAGCCGGGAAGCGCCTTCGCGGAGGAAGCACCATTTCTAATCAAACGGCAAAAAATGTGTTTTTATGGCCTGGAAGAAATTACCTGAGAAAGGGCTTAGAGGCTTATTTTACGGTATTGATAGAATTGATTTGGTCCAAAGAGAGAATCCTGGAAGTCTACCTAAATGTCATAGAAATGGGAGATGGGATTTATGGTGTAGAAGCTGCCGCCCAAGCCTATTACCAGAAATCAGCAGCCGATCTCAGCAGAAATGAGGCTGCGATGATCGCAGCCGTTTTGCCCAATCCCTTACGTTGGTCCCCCGCTAGACCTACTGCCTATAACTATAAGCGACAAGCATGGATTTTAAGAAACATGAATAATTTGAATCCGGTTGGTTTTGGTAAATAG
- the hflX gene encoding GTPase HflX, with protein MSKYTRKLKKLIETAPVEETAVLVALIRQNQSEHEVEEHLDELAFLTETLGAKEVYRFTQRLEKPDVRSFVGSGKLEEIQAYIKHFEVDMVIFDDDLSPSQMRNLENELKVKVYDRSLLILDIFLNRAQTAQAKTQVELARFQYLLPRLTRMWTHLERQRGGTATRGGAGEKEIETDKRMIRNQITQLKEKLKKIEKQGETQRKGRKGIVRVALVGYTNVGKSTLMNLVTKSEVLAENKLFATVDSTVRKVVLDQIPFLLSDTVGFIRKLPTHLIESFKSTLMEIKEADVLVHVVDISHPSFEDHIAVVNQTLNELGAGDKPVLLVFNKVDLVPKMPSEEELMHMTELEVEEANFLDLDKLKKVYMKKTGIEPVFMAAQDGSNIEGFRKALTEEVKQQHLRIYPHYLAAETYDLSQFENLEEEDEN; from the coding sequence ATGAGTAAATATACAAGAAAATTAAAAAAACTGATTGAAACCGCTCCCGTGGAGGAAACGGCCGTATTGGTGGCCTTGATCAGGCAAAATCAATCAGAACATGAGGTAGAAGAACATTTGGATGAGTTGGCCTTTTTGACAGAGACATTGGGTGCCAAGGAGGTTTATCGCTTTACACAGCGATTGGAGAAGCCAGATGTCAGGAGTTTTGTGGGATCGGGCAAGCTGGAGGAAATACAGGCTTATATTAAGCACTTCGAGGTGGACATGGTGATTTTTGATGATGACCTTTCTCCATCCCAAATGAGAAACCTGGAAAATGAGCTTAAGGTAAAGGTGTATGACCGTTCCTTGTTGATCTTGGATATATTCCTTAATAGGGCCCAAACTGCCCAAGCGAAAACCCAAGTGGAATTGGCAAGGTTCCAGTACTTATTGCCGAGACTGACCAGGATGTGGACACACTTGGAACGTCAGCGAGGGGGGACTGCTACTCGTGGCGGTGCCGGTGAGAAAGAGATCGAGACCGATAAGAGGATGATACGTAACCAGATTACACAACTCAAAGAAAAGTTGAAGAAAATCGAGAAACAAGGAGAGACCCAGCGAAAAGGCAGAAAGGGAATCGTTCGTGTAGCTTTGGTAGGATATACTAACGTGGGAAAAAGTACCCTGATGAACTTGGTCACGAAGTCTGAGGTTTTGGCGGAAAATAAACTCTTTGCCACAGTGGATTCCACTGTAAGAAAAGTCGTTTTGGATCAAATTCCATTTTTGCTTTCAGATACAGTAGGTTTTATCCGTAAGCTTCCTACTCACCTTATTGAATCCTTTAAATCTACCTTGATGGAAATCAAAGAGGCGGATGTATTGGTGCATGTAGTAGATATTTCCCATCCGAGTTTTGAAGATCATATTGCAGTGGTCAATCAAACGCTTAATGAACTGGGAGCTGGTGACAAGCCCGTTTTGCTGGTTTTCAACAAAGTGGATTTAGTTCCGAAAATGCCTTCAGAGGAAGAGTTGATGCATATGACTGAGCTGGAAGTGGAGGAAGCCAATTTCCTTGATCTGGACAAACTCAAGAAAGTTTATATGAAAAAGACGGGTATTGAACCGGTATTTATGGCAGCCCAAGACGGAAGTAATATTGAAGGATTCAGAAAGGCGCTGACCGAAGAGGTAAAACAACAACATTTGAGAATTTACCCTCACTATTTAGCTGCGGAGACCTACGATCTTTCGCAGTTTGAAAACCTTGAGGAAGAAGATGAGAACTAA
- the rfbC gene encoding dTDP-4-dehydrorhamnose 3,5-epimerase, which produces MEIRSTPIQDVYEIYPKVFNDARGYFLETYREDLLAEKGINTRWVQDNQSFSVAGTVRGLHFQHAPFAQAKLVRVITGKVYDVAVDLRKDSPTFGQYHGVILDSAQHNLLYVPEGFAHGFSVLEDAVFSYKCSSFYSKKSEGGIIWNDESLDIDWMVGSPIISEKDLLLPTLEKFKQQTGGGL; this is translated from the coding sequence ATGGAAATTAGAAGTACACCCATTCAGGATGTATATGAAATTTATCCCAAGGTCTTTAATGATGCCAGAGGGTATTTCTTGGAGACTTACCGGGAAGATTTATTGGCCGAAAAAGGCATCAATACCCGCTGGGTACAAGACAACCAATCTTTTTCAGTTGCAGGAACGGTCAGGGGGCTACATTTTCAGCATGCGCCATTTGCGCAAGCTAAGCTGGTAAGGGTCATCACAGGGAAAGTTTATGATGTTGCCGTGGACCTCAGAAAAGATTCACCTACATTTGGCCAATACCATGGCGTAATTCTCGACAGTGCCCAGCACAATTTATTATATGTGCCAGAAGGTTTTGCCCATGGCTTTTCGGTTTTGGAAGATGCTGTGTTTTCCTATAAATGCTCCAGTTTTTACAGCAAGAAAAGTGAAGGAGGCATTATCTGGAATGATGAATCTTTGGATATTGACTGGATGGTGGGCTCTCCGATAATTTCTGAAAAGGATTTGTTGTTACCCACATTAGAAAAATTTAAACAACAAACTGGAGGAGGTTTGTAA
- a CDS encoding tyrosine-protein phosphatase has protein sequence MGLLDLFKNKKMEPLSLDWMAVDMHSHLIPGIDDGAKTLDESVAMVKRLKNFGLRKLITTPHVMTEFYKNTPEIISEGLEKLQKALIKEAIDIEIEAAAEYYLDEVFMEKINNGEPLLTFGDNHVLIETGFINKPRMLQETLFALETKGYKPIFAHPERYLYLHQDPQLLDSLIDKAVTFQINLLSLTGYYSKPVKTLAEKLIDRNAVKFVGTDCHNHRYLDSLEKLPSSKYYEKLSASKIANNQL, from the coding sequence ATGGGATTACTCGATTTATTCAAAAACAAAAAAATGGAACCTTTATCTTTAGACTGGATGGCAGTGGACATGCACTCCCATCTTATCCCAGGAATAGATGATGGAGCCAAAACTTTGGATGAATCAGTAGCCATGGTCAAAAGACTCAAAAATTTTGGTTTGAGAAAGCTCATCACCACACCTCACGTGATGACTGAATTTTACAAAAACACGCCTGAAATCATCTCGGAAGGGCTTGAAAAACTACAGAAAGCCTTAATTAAGGAAGCTATAGACATTGAAATTGAAGCTGCAGCTGAATATTATCTGGACGAGGTGTTTATGGAAAAAATCAATAATGGGGAGCCCCTTCTTACTTTCGGTGACAACCATGTCCTGATTGAAACAGGATTTATCAATAAACCCAGAATGCTCCAAGAGACCTTATTTGCCCTAGAAACGAAAGGATATAAACCTATATTTGCCCATCCCGAACGCTACCTTTACCTTCACCAAGACCCTCAATTACTGGATTCCCTGATTGACAAAGCGGTGACCTTCCAGATCAATCTTCTTTCACTTACCGGTTATTACTCCAAACCGGTCAAAACTCTTGCAGAAAAACTTATAGATCGAAATGCTGTTAAATTTGTAGGCACTGACTGTCATAATCACCGCTACTTGGACAGTTTGGAAAAGTTGCCCTCAAGTAAGTATTATGAAAAACTAAGTGCTTCTAAAATAGCCAATAACCAATTATGA
- a CDS encoding SDR family NAD(P)-dependent oxidoreductase produces the protein MKILITGITGLFGSYLAKEFFEEGEIHGLKRPKSNTDQLGALAEKIIWHNGDINDFQSLEEAFEGMDLIIHSAGLVSFDNKDRESLLKVNHEGTTNVVNVMLDQGIKKIIHVSSVAAIGRDPEQRLIGEDHKWVDSPWNTPYSISKYYSELEVWRGVQEGLEAIVLNPSILLAKMNERSSSTGLYEYVQKENSFYPLGDINYIDVRDAAKISLELFQKGHWGERFILNNKSTTYQMFFKEMAAVMEKKAPNIPIKDSMIPLASLLSKIAGLFGKKGIVNKQTSRLAQQQIRFDNTKIKSVLNPQFSELKETFKWALNEK, from the coding sequence ATGAAAATATTAATCACAGGCATCACAGGTCTATTTGGCAGTTACCTTGCCAAAGAATTCTTTGAAGAAGGTGAAATCCATGGATTAAAAAGGCCGAAAAGCAACACGGATCAATTGGGAGCACTTGCAGAAAAGATCATTTGGCATAATGGAGATATCAATGATTTTCAATCGCTAGAGGAAGCATTCGAAGGGATGGACCTCATTATCCATTCAGCAGGCCTGGTGTCATTTGACAATAAAGATAGAGAGAGCTTGTTGAAAGTCAATCATGAGGGTACGACCAATGTAGTCAATGTGATGCTGGACCAAGGTATTAAAAAGATCATCCATGTCAGTTCTGTGGCGGCTATTGGGAGAGATCCAGAGCAAAGACTCATCGGTGAAGACCATAAATGGGTGGACTCTCCCTGGAACACACCTTATTCCATTTCCAAGTATTATTCGGAATTGGAAGTTTGGCGTGGCGTGCAGGAAGGGCTGGAGGCCATAGTGCTCAATCCTTCCATCCTATTGGCCAAAATGAACGAAAGAAGCAGCAGCACTGGGCTATACGAATATGTCCAAAAGGAAAACTCATTTTACCCCTTGGGCGACATCAATTATATCGATGTCAGAGATGCAGCCAAAATCAGCTTGGAATTGTTCCAAAAGGGACATTGGGGAGAGCGTTTCATCCTCAATAACAAATCCACGACCTATCAAATGTTTTTCAAAGAAATGGCCGCGGTAATGGAAAAAAAAGCACCCAATATTCCAATCAAGGATTCAATGATTCCCCTAGCCAGCCTATTGAGCAAAATTGCTGGCTTGTTTGGCAAAAAGGGCATCGTCAACAAGCAAACCAGTCGACTGGCGCAGCAACAAATAAGATTTGACAACACTAAAATCAAATCAGTCCTAAACCCTCAGTTTTCCGAACTAAAGGAAACCTTTAAATGGGCATTGAACGAAAAATAA